A genomic region of Caenorhabditis elegans chromosome V contains the following coding sequences:
- the rga-4 gene encoding Rho-GAP domain-containing protein (Partially confirmed by transcript evidence): MEHNDFRVVTSSSVYRKGSTTTAGAAAAGPKSNKLSYTLGEVCSTNVTLDVNVGTGWTRIRLKEVPKFIVHAFNIISKHGMDTDGIFRKEGNSVRLNRAEVQAIYKGQSDIPNDYSVIDVCTMVKRFLRDLKPPLLDSEECRARLLKKACQARISDSFLMTRDEMADIFYLEDRTIEQQTPLLSDVHASTLGYVMRQLYRIAAHSDQHKMSIENLAIVLVGSVFGDGIHDPRKTSQIRRGSKEDILAQKRQDMSVNTAAVKLLITNANLIGVRRDPYVTSNAMLRSSSAMPRCMSSGYETSSSDADCLSSNIAQTAAAALHQRGEAGAGGPSTSLAIHRRDSEAVHKIVTSRKKGELLESKKKRSASFLPSFRDLKHRLSNMKRAKSPSPERLMTGHTAAAIEPPLTADTLDLYTDHRKKVARNESNTMSTGSTASGRQSRSHQNRRGNTNAAPRSGGSGKNTISKMFEHEQQQVVPSSGGALRRLSANDQNTDAMRFAKQRVSNEQMSVAEFLISEHQRERECKIQKRNTVILGEKSRSSKLTNRRHTAPINNNRLRRNRPNTVGAGLPHRKDGGSSLEEKENQADCEETTDDTLDATNNVDHSEWLLEQKALEARSRRAGRKNKAATTTTTAMRNISTESMMVLNGSMMAVESTTDVLKADPLVAMDVLKEESSPHTTTTPKNTPKVVLRKDLNDVKRMKQFCDMATSPMVMDTPTKLSHENGHAWVGTKQVISVTRTPSLSRRQSRARLSYSKATESPLDMPSSDVRRDSGSLMSPLLKHVTITNNSPPSQVITSSPRLGDSFEQQQTNHLTPKSHTLSPLAVKIERSTPLPPPPIPPHSPPHLTPQRTSKVSLDAVSEMKRISISGGHARRPPTPPSHPRVSNPFSPKLPIRSVTIDNGFELPATASTAAAAAGVPDETQFKLPQLPMPPKKKVSPLLARQATHSSKSTTLSVPNRANLRETKSIDETPTALRSAPPAAQGSSSNQLSPRSSTDYFEFGKYTNALRSATDEFALPTRKTSVESRPSVAILRSNNCGLVRSRVNHFQEIEHSQRVETSMSGRLSAMSQSSLRSSNDTHQSSSDRFSDVSDLRNAAFSESTSDSALSTPTATPTTSRVSTNDAAAAAAAAQHF, encoded by the exons ATGGAACACAACGACTTTCGTGTCGTTACGTCGTCATCGGTGTATCGGAAAGGCTCGACGACGACGGCCGGCGCCGCCGCCGCTGGACCAAAATCCAATAAATTAAGCTACACTCTTGGAGAG gtATGCTCAACAAATGTCACGCTGGACGTGAACGTCGGCACCGGCTGGACGAGAATACGTCTGAAGGAGGTTCCCAAGTTCATTGTGCACGCGTTCAACATCATTTCGAAGCACGGAATGGACACTGACGGGATTTTCCGCAAGGAAGGAAACTCTGTTCGGCTGAATCGCGCCGAAGTACAGGCAATCTACAAAGGGCAGAGCGACATTCCTAACGACTACAGTGTTATCGACGTTTGCACGATGGTGAAGCGGTTTCTTCGCGATCTGAAGCCACCGCTGCTCGATTCAGAAGAGTGTCGAGCTCGACTTCTGAAGAAAGCGTGCCAAGCGAGAATTTCGGATAGTTTCCTGATGACGCGAGACGAGATGGCAGACATTTTCTACTTGGAGGATCGCACAATCGAGCAACAGACACCGCTGCTCTCCGATGTGCATGCTTCAACGCTGGGATATGTGATGAGACAGCTGTACAGA ATCGCCGCTCACAGTGACCAGCACAAGATgtcgattgaaaatttggcaatcgTTCTCGTCGGAAGTGTCTTCGGTGACGGTATTCACGATCCGCGCAAAACTTCACAGATCCGTCGTGGCTCGAAGGAGGATATTTTGGCGCAGAAGCGGCAGGATATGAGTGTGAACACGGCGGCGGTTAAATTATTGATTACTAAT GCCAATCTAATTGGTGTCCGTCGTGATCCGTACGTGACAAGTAACGCGATGCTCCGAAGCTCGAGCGCGATGCCACGTTGCATGAGCAGTGGATACGAGACGTCGTCGTCTGATGCGGATTGTCTATCGTCGAATATCGCTCAAACAGCAGCAGCGGCGCTCCACCAGAGAGGAGAAGCTGGAGCCGGCGGCCCGTCGACGTCACTCGCCATTCACCGCCGAGACTCGGAAGCTGTTCACAAAATAGTGACTTCGCGGAAGAAGGGCGAGTTGCTGGAGTCGAAAAAAAAGCGGTCCGCATCGTTTCTGCCGAGCTTCCGCGACCTTAAACATCGCTTGTCGAACATGAAGCGAGCCAAGAGCCCAAGTCCGGAGCGACTCATGACTGGACACACTGCTGCTGCCATCGAGCCGCCATTGACAGCAGACACACTGGATTTGTACACGGATCATCGGAAAAAGGTGGCGCGAAACGAGTCGAATACCATGTCGACTGGATCAACGGCGTCTGGCAGACAATCGAGAAGCCATCAGAATCGGCGAGGCAACACGAACGCCGCACCGAGAAGTGGTGGTAGCGGAAAGAATAcgatttcgaaaatgtttgagCACGAGCAGCAGCAAGTTGTCCCCAGCAGTGGTGGAGCTCTTCGACGGCTGTCGGCTAACGATCAGAATACCGATGCGATGCGATTTGCGAAACAACGGGTGTCCAATGAGCAGATGAGTGTTGCAG aatttctcaTATCCGAGCATCAACGTGAGCGAGAATGTAAAATCCAGAAACGCAATACAGTGATATTGGGCGAGAAGTCGAGGTCCTCTAAGCTCACAAACCGACGTCACACGGCTCCCATCAACAACAATAGGCTCCGCAGAAATCGGCCGAACACTGTGGGCGCCGGCCTGCCACATCGAAAAGATGGCGGCTCATCGCTGGAGGAGAAGGAGAATCAGGCGGACTGCGAGGAGACGACTGATGACACCCTGGATGCAACGAACAATGTGGATCATTCGGAGTGGCTGCTGGAGCAGAAGGCACTGGAAGCGAGGTCACGGCGAGCGGGAAGGAAGAACAAGgccgccaccaccaccaccaccgcgaTGAGAAATATCAGCACGGAAAGTATGATGGTGCTCAATGGATCGATGATGGCTGTGGAATCGACGACGGATGTGCTGAAAGCAGATCCACTGGTGGCGATGGATGTGTTGAAAGAAGAGTCGTCGCCACACACGACGACGACGCCAAAAAACACGCCGAAAGTCGTGTTGAGAAAGGATTTGAACGATGTGAAGAGGATGAAGCAATTCTGTGACATGGCAACGTCGCCAATGGTGATGGATACGCCGACG AAACTTTCACACGAGAATGGTCACGCGTGGGTTGGAACCAAACAGGTTATATCTGTGACGAGGACGCCTAGCCTGTCGCGACGGCAGAGCCGAGCTCGTCTCTCATACTCGAAAGCCACAGAATCTCCGCTCGACATGCCATCATCCGACGTTCGGCGAGACTCGGGCTCCCTGATGTCGCCGCTGTTGAAGCATGTGACGATAACGAACAACTCGCCGCCTTCGCAAGTGATCACATCGTCTCCTAGGTTGGGGGATTCGTTTGAGCAGCAGCA aaccaaTCATCTCACTCCAAAATCACACACACTTTCTCCATTGGCCGTCAAAATTGAGCGATCTACACCTCTGCCGCCGCCGCCGATCCCTCCACACTCGCCACCCCATCTTACTCCGCAAAGAACCTCGAAAGTCTCGTTGGATGCTGTCAGCGAGATGAAACGAATCTCGATATCGGGCGGCCATGCACGACGGCCTCCAACTCCTCCATCACATCCACGCGTGTCGAATCCGTTCTCGCCGAAGCTGCCTATTCGATCTGTGACGATCGACAATGGATTCGAGCTTCCTGCCACTGCTTccactgctgctgctgctgctgggGTACCAGATGAGACACAGTTCAAGCTTCCGCAATTGCCGATGCCGCCGAAGAAAAAAGTGTCTCCGCTGCTTGCCCGGCAAGCCACTCACTCATCAAAGTCGACGACGCTTTCGGTGCCGAATCGAGCGAATCTTCGAGAAACGAAGAGCATCGATGAAACTCCGACAGCATTGAGATCGGCACCACCAGCAGCTCAAGGATCTTCGTCGAATCAGCTGTCGCCAAGATCATCCACTGATTACTTCGAGTTTGGAAAATACACAAATGCGTTGAGATCGGCGACTGATGAGTTT GCGCTGCCAACCAGGAAAACGTCAGTTGAATCTCGTCCTTCAGTTGCAATTCTACGGAGTAACAATTGCGGTTTGGTACGATCCAGAGTCAATCATTTCCAG gaaatcgAACATTCGCAACGCGTCGAAACATCGATGAGCGGTCGATTGTCTGCAAT
- the rga-4 gene encoding Rho-GAP domain-containing protein (Confirmed by transcript evidence), translating to MEHNDFRVVTSSSVYRKGSTTTAGAAAAGPKSNKLSYTLGEVCSTNVTLDVNVGTGWTRIRLKEVPKFIVHAFNIISKHGMDTDGIFRKEGNSVRLNRAEVQAIYKGQSDIPNDYSVIDVCTMVKRFLRDLKPPLLDSEECRARLLKKACQARISDSFLMTRDEMADIFYLEDRTIEQQTPLLSDVHASTLGYVMRQLYRIAAHSDQHKMSIENLAIVLVGSVFGDGIHDPRKTSQIRRGSKEDILAQKRQDMSVNTAAVKLLITNANLIGVRRDPYVTSNAMLRSSSAMPRCMSSGYETSSSDADCLSSNIAQTAAAALHQRGEAGAGGPSTSLAIHRRDSEAVHKIVTSRKKGELLESKKKRSASFLPSFRDLKHRLSNMKRAKSPSPERLMTGHTAAAIEPPLTADTLDLYTDHRKKVARNESNTMSTGSTASGRQSRSHQNRRGNTNAAPRSGGSGKNTISKMFEHEQQQVVPSSGGALRRLSANDQNTDAMRFAKQRVSNEQMSVAEFLISEHQRERECKIQKRNTVILGEKSRSSKLTNRRHTAPINNNRLRRNRPNTVGAGLPHRKDGGSSLEEKENQADCEETTDDTLDATNNVDHSEWLLEQKALEARSRRAGRKNKAATTTTTAMRNISTESMMVLNGSMMAVESTTDVLKADPLVAMDVLKEESSPHTTTTPKNTPKVVLRKDLNDVKRMKQFCDMATSPMVMDTPTKLSHENGHAWVGTKQVISVTRTPSLSRRQSRARLSYSKATESPLDMPSSDVRRDSGSLMSPLLKHVTITNNSPPSQVITSSPRTNHLTPKSHTLSPLAVKIERSTPLPPPPIPPHSPPHLTPQRTSKVSLDAVSEMKRISISGGHARRPPTPPSHPRVSNPFSPKLPIRSVTIDNGFELPATASTAAAAAGVPDETQFKLPQLPMPPKKKVSPLLARQATHSSKSTTLSVPNRANLRETKSIDETPTALRSAPPAAQGSSSNQLSPRSSTDYFEFGKYTNALRSATDEFALPTRKTSVESRPSVAILRSNNCGLVRSRVNHFQEIEHSQRVETSMSGRLSAMSQSSLRSSNDTHQSSSDRFSDVSDLRNAAFSESTSDSALSTPTATPTTSRVSTNDAAAAAAAAQHF from the exons ATGGAACACAACGACTTTCGTGTCGTTACGTCGTCATCGGTGTATCGGAAAGGCTCGACGACGACGGCCGGCGCCGCCGCCGCTGGACCAAAATCCAATAAATTAAGCTACACTCTTGGAGAG gtATGCTCAACAAATGTCACGCTGGACGTGAACGTCGGCACCGGCTGGACGAGAATACGTCTGAAGGAGGTTCCCAAGTTCATTGTGCACGCGTTCAACATCATTTCGAAGCACGGAATGGACACTGACGGGATTTTCCGCAAGGAAGGAAACTCTGTTCGGCTGAATCGCGCCGAAGTACAGGCAATCTACAAAGGGCAGAGCGACATTCCTAACGACTACAGTGTTATCGACGTTTGCACGATGGTGAAGCGGTTTCTTCGCGATCTGAAGCCACCGCTGCTCGATTCAGAAGAGTGTCGAGCTCGACTTCTGAAGAAAGCGTGCCAAGCGAGAATTTCGGATAGTTTCCTGATGACGCGAGACGAGATGGCAGACATTTTCTACTTGGAGGATCGCACAATCGAGCAACAGACACCGCTGCTCTCCGATGTGCATGCTTCAACGCTGGGATATGTGATGAGACAGCTGTACAGA ATCGCCGCTCACAGTGACCAGCACAAGATgtcgattgaaaatttggcaatcgTTCTCGTCGGAAGTGTCTTCGGTGACGGTATTCACGATCCGCGCAAAACTTCACAGATCCGTCGTGGCTCGAAGGAGGATATTTTGGCGCAGAAGCGGCAGGATATGAGTGTGAACACGGCGGCGGTTAAATTATTGATTACTAAT GCCAATCTAATTGGTGTCCGTCGTGATCCGTACGTGACAAGTAACGCGATGCTCCGAAGCTCGAGCGCGATGCCACGTTGCATGAGCAGTGGATACGAGACGTCGTCGTCTGATGCGGATTGTCTATCGTCGAATATCGCTCAAACAGCAGCAGCGGCGCTCCACCAGAGAGGAGAAGCTGGAGCCGGCGGCCCGTCGACGTCACTCGCCATTCACCGCCGAGACTCGGAAGCTGTTCACAAAATAGTGACTTCGCGGAAGAAGGGCGAGTTGCTGGAGTCGAAAAAAAAGCGGTCCGCATCGTTTCTGCCGAGCTTCCGCGACCTTAAACATCGCTTGTCGAACATGAAGCGAGCCAAGAGCCCAAGTCCGGAGCGACTCATGACTGGACACACTGCTGCTGCCATCGAGCCGCCATTGACAGCAGACACACTGGATTTGTACACGGATCATCGGAAAAAGGTGGCGCGAAACGAGTCGAATACCATGTCGACTGGATCAACGGCGTCTGGCAGACAATCGAGAAGCCATCAGAATCGGCGAGGCAACACGAACGCCGCACCGAGAAGTGGTGGTAGCGGAAAGAATAcgatttcgaaaatgtttgagCACGAGCAGCAGCAAGTTGTCCCCAGCAGTGGTGGAGCTCTTCGACGGCTGTCGGCTAACGATCAGAATACCGATGCGATGCGATTTGCGAAACAACGGGTGTCCAATGAGCAGATGAGTGTTGCAG aatttctcaTATCCGAGCATCAACGTGAGCGAGAATGTAAAATCCAGAAACGCAATACAGTGATATTGGGCGAGAAGTCGAGGTCCTCTAAGCTCACAAACCGACGTCACACGGCTCCCATCAACAACAATAGGCTCCGCAGAAATCGGCCGAACACTGTGGGCGCCGGCCTGCCACATCGAAAAGATGGCGGCTCATCGCTGGAGGAGAAGGAGAATCAGGCGGACTGCGAGGAGACGACTGATGACACCCTGGATGCAACGAACAATGTGGATCATTCGGAGTGGCTGCTGGAGCAGAAGGCACTGGAAGCGAGGTCACGGCGAGCGGGAAGGAAGAACAAGgccgccaccaccaccaccaccgcgaTGAGAAATATCAGCACGGAAAGTATGATGGTGCTCAATGGATCGATGATGGCTGTGGAATCGACGACGGATGTGCTGAAAGCAGATCCACTGGTGGCGATGGATGTGTTGAAAGAAGAGTCGTCGCCACACACGACGACGACGCCAAAAAACACGCCGAAAGTCGTGTTGAGAAAGGATTTGAACGATGTGAAGAGGATGAAGCAATTCTGTGACATGGCAACGTCGCCAATGGTGATGGATACGCCGACG AAACTTTCACACGAGAATGGTCACGCGTGGGTTGGAACCAAACAGGTTATATCTGTGACGAGGACGCCTAGCCTGTCGCGACGGCAGAGCCGAGCTCGTCTCTCATACTCGAAAGCCACAGAATCTCCGCTCGACATGCCATCATCCGACGTTCGGCGAGACTCGGGCTCCCTGATGTCGCCGCTGTTGAAGCATGTGACGATAACGAACAACTCGCCGCCTTCGCAAGTGATCACATCGTCTCCTAG aaccaaTCATCTCACTCCAAAATCACACACACTTTCTCCATTGGCCGTCAAAATTGAGCGATCTACACCTCTGCCGCCGCCGCCGATCCCTCCACACTCGCCACCCCATCTTACTCCGCAAAGAACCTCGAAAGTCTCGTTGGATGCTGTCAGCGAGATGAAACGAATCTCGATATCGGGCGGCCATGCACGACGGCCTCCAACTCCTCCATCACATCCACGCGTGTCGAATCCGTTCTCGCCGAAGCTGCCTATTCGATCTGTGACGATCGACAATGGATTCGAGCTTCCTGCCACTGCTTccactgctgctgctgctgctgggGTACCAGATGAGACACAGTTCAAGCTTCCGCAATTGCCGATGCCGCCGAAGAAAAAAGTGTCTCCGCTGCTTGCCCGGCAAGCCACTCACTCATCAAAGTCGACGACGCTTTCGGTGCCGAATCGAGCGAATCTTCGAGAAACGAAGAGCATCGATGAAACTCCGACAGCATTGAGATCGGCACCACCAGCAGCTCAAGGATCTTCGTCGAATCAGCTGTCGCCAAGATCATCCACTGATTACTTCGAGTTTGGAAAATACACAAATGCGTTGAGATCGGCGACTGATGAGTTT GCGCTGCCAACCAGGAAAACGTCAGTTGAATCTCGTCCTTCAGTTGCAATTCTACGGAGTAACAATTGCGGTTTGGTACGATCCAGAGTCAATCATTTCCAG gaaatcgAACATTCGCAACGCGTCGAAACATCGATGAGCGGTCGATTGTCTGCAAT
- the rga-4 gene encoding Rho-GAP domain-containing protein (Confirmed by transcript evidence), with protein MDTDGIFRKEGNSVRLNRAEVQAIYKGQSDIPNDYSVIDVCTMVKRFLRDLKPPLLDSEECRARLLKKACQARISDSFLMTRDEMADIFYLEDRTIEQQTPLLSDVHASTLGYVMRQLYRIAAHSDQHKMSIENLAIVLVGSVFGDGIHDPRKTSQIRRGSKEDILAQKRQDMSVNTAAVKLLITNANLIGVRRDPYVTSNAMLRSSSAMPRCMSSGYETSSSDADCLSSNIAQTAAAALHQRGEAGAGGPSTSLAIHRRDSEAVHKIVTSRKKGELLESKKKRSASFLPSFRDLKHRLSNMKRAKSPSPERLMTGHTAAAIEPPLTADTLDLYTDHRKKVARNESNTMSTGSTASGRQSRSHQNRRGNTNAAPRSGGSGKNTISKMFEHEQQQVVPSSGGALRRLSANDQNTDAMRFAKQRVSNEQMSVAEFLISEHQRERECKIQKRNTVILGEKSRSSKLTNRRHTAPINNNRLRRNRPNTVGAGLPHRKDGGSSLEEKENQADCEETTDDTLDATNNVDHSEWLLEQKALEARSRRAGRKNKAATTTTTAMRNISTESMMVLNGSMMAVESTTDVLKADPLVAMDVLKEESSPHTTTTPKNTPKVVLRKDLNDVKRMKQFCDMATSPMVMDTPTKLSHENGHAWVGTKQVISVTRTPSLSRRQSRARLSYSKATESPLDMPSSDVRRDSGSLMSPLLKHVTITNNSPPSQVITSSPRLGDSFEQQQTNHLTPKSHTLSPLAVKIERSTPLPPPPIPPHSPPHLTPQRTSKVSLDAVSEMKRISISGGHARRPPTPPSHPRVSNPFSPKLPIRSVTIDNGFELPATASTAAAAAGVPDETQFKLPQLPMPPKKKVSPLLARQATHSSKSTTLSVPNRANLRETKSIDETPTALRSAPPAAQGSSSNQLSPRSSTDYFEFGKYTNALRSATDEFALPTRKTSVESRPSVAILRSNNCGLVRSRVNHFQEIEHSQRVETSMSGRLSAMSQSSLRSSNDTHQSSSDRFSDVSDLRNAAFSESTSDSALSTPTATPTTSRVSTNDAAAAAAAAQHF; from the exons ATGGACACTGACGGGATTTTCCGCAAGGAAGGAAACTCTGTTCGGCTGAATCGCGCCGAAGTACAGGCAATCTACAAAGGGCAGAGCGACATTCCTAACGACTACAGTGTTATCGACGTTTGCACGATGGTGAAGCGGTTTCTTCGCGATCTGAAGCCACCGCTGCTCGATTCAGAAGAGTGTCGAGCTCGACTTCTGAAGAAAGCGTGCCAAGCGAGAATTTCGGATAGTTTCCTGATGACGCGAGACGAGATGGCAGACATTTTCTACTTGGAGGATCGCACAATCGAGCAACAGACACCGCTGCTCTCCGATGTGCATGCTTCAACGCTGGGATATGTGATGAGACAGCTGTACAGA ATCGCCGCTCACAGTGACCAGCACAAGATgtcgattgaaaatttggcaatcgTTCTCGTCGGAAGTGTCTTCGGTGACGGTATTCACGATCCGCGCAAAACTTCACAGATCCGTCGTGGCTCGAAGGAGGATATTTTGGCGCAGAAGCGGCAGGATATGAGTGTGAACACGGCGGCGGTTAAATTATTGATTACTAAT GCCAATCTAATTGGTGTCCGTCGTGATCCGTACGTGACAAGTAACGCGATGCTCCGAAGCTCGAGCGCGATGCCACGTTGCATGAGCAGTGGATACGAGACGTCGTCGTCTGATGCGGATTGTCTATCGTCGAATATCGCTCAAACAGCAGCAGCGGCGCTCCACCAGAGAGGAGAAGCTGGAGCCGGCGGCCCGTCGACGTCACTCGCCATTCACCGCCGAGACTCGGAAGCTGTTCACAAAATAGTGACTTCGCGGAAGAAGGGCGAGTTGCTGGAGTCGAAAAAAAAGCGGTCCGCATCGTTTCTGCCGAGCTTCCGCGACCTTAAACATCGCTTGTCGAACATGAAGCGAGCCAAGAGCCCAAGTCCGGAGCGACTCATGACTGGACACACTGCTGCTGCCATCGAGCCGCCATTGACAGCAGACACACTGGATTTGTACACGGATCATCGGAAAAAGGTGGCGCGAAACGAGTCGAATACCATGTCGACTGGATCAACGGCGTCTGGCAGACAATCGAGAAGCCATCAGAATCGGCGAGGCAACACGAACGCCGCACCGAGAAGTGGTGGTAGCGGAAAGAATAcgatttcgaaaatgtttgagCACGAGCAGCAGCAAGTTGTCCCCAGCAGTGGTGGAGCTCTTCGACGGCTGTCGGCTAACGATCAGAATACCGATGCGATGCGATTTGCGAAACAACGGGTGTCCAATGAGCAGATGAGTGTTGCAG aatttctcaTATCCGAGCATCAACGTGAGCGAGAATGTAAAATCCAGAAACGCAATACAGTGATATTGGGCGAGAAGTCGAGGTCCTCTAAGCTCACAAACCGACGTCACACGGCTCCCATCAACAACAATAGGCTCCGCAGAAATCGGCCGAACACTGTGGGCGCCGGCCTGCCACATCGAAAAGATGGCGGCTCATCGCTGGAGGAGAAGGAGAATCAGGCGGACTGCGAGGAGACGACTGATGACACCCTGGATGCAACGAACAATGTGGATCATTCGGAGTGGCTGCTGGAGCAGAAGGCACTGGAAGCGAGGTCACGGCGAGCGGGAAGGAAGAACAAGgccgccaccaccaccaccaccgcgaTGAGAAATATCAGCACGGAAAGTATGATGGTGCTCAATGGATCGATGATGGCTGTGGAATCGACGACGGATGTGCTGAAAGCAGATCCACTGGTGGCGATGGATGTGTTGAAAGAAGAGTCGTCGCCACACACGACGACGACGCCAAAAAACACGCCGAAAGTCGTGTTGAGAAAGGATTTGAACGATGTGAAGAGGATGAAGCAATTCTGTGACATGGCAACGTCGCCAATGGTGATGGATACGCCGACG AAACTTTCACACGAGAATGGTCACGCGTGGGTTGGAACCAAACAGGTTATATCTGTGACGAGGACGCCTAGCCTGTCGCGACGGCAGAGCCGAGCTCGTCTCTCATACTCGAAAGCCACAGAATCTCCGCTCGACATGCCATCATCCGACGTTCGGCGAGACTCGGGCTCCCTGATGTCGCCGCTGTTGAAGCATGTGACGATAACGAACAACTCGCCGCCTTCGCAAGTGATCACATCGTCTCCTAGGTTGGGGGATTCGTTTGAGCAGCAGCA aaccaaTCATCTCACTCCAAAATCACACACACTTTCTCCATTGGCCGTCAAAATTGAGCGATCTACACCTCTGCCGCCGCCGCCGATCCCTCCACACTCGCCACCCCATCTTACTCCGCAAAGAACCTCGAAAGTCTCGTTGGATGCTGTCAGCGAGATGAAACGAATCTCGATATCGGGCGGCCATGCACGACGGCCTCCAACTCCTCCATCACATCCACGCGTGTCGAATCCGTTCTCGCCGAAGCTGCCTATTCGATCTGTGACGATCGACAATGGATTCGAGCTTCCTGCCACTGCTTccactgctgctgctgctgctgggGTACCAGATGAGACACAGTTCAAGCTTCCGCAATTGCCGATGCCGCCGAAGAAAAAAGTGTCTCCGCTGCTTGCCCGGCAAGCCACTCACTCATCAAAGTCGACGACGCTTTCGGTGCCGAATCGAGCGAATCTTCGAGAAACGAAGAGCATCGATGAAACTCCGACAGCATTGAGATCGGCACCACCAGCAGCTCAAGGATCTTCGTCGAATCAGCTGTCGCCAAGATCATCCACTGATTACTTCGAGTTTGGAAAATACACAAATGCGTTGAGATCGGCGACTGATGAGTTT GCGCTGCCAACCAGGAAAACGTCAGTTGAATCTCGTCCTTCAGTTGCAATTCTACGGAGTAACAATTGCGGTTTGGTACGATCCAGAGTCAATCATTTCCAG gaaatcgAACATTCGCAACGCGTCGAAACATCGATGAGCGGTCGATTGTCTGCAAT